Proteins encoded within one genomic window of Misgurnus anguillicaudatus chromosome 18, ASM2758022v2, whole genome shotgun sequence:
- the LOC129429661 gene encoding G-protein coupled receptor family C group 6 member A-like, with product MKSRTSCLYVFVLGLIVSFDLDFLVHCDIPDSLSGAYLHGDINCAILSSIHSKVIDLQKRTRPEPFICSDFNPITFVRSLAAIHTIEEINNSSFLPGIKFGYVVCDPCSSPPKALHCLEHLLAINGSLPVLSDYSDFRPSVKALLGENSELSIAVAKLLSLYLFPQISCTSSSPVLSDKVRYPSFMRVIPNDVHQAEALVSLMTHFSWDWVGVVYGDDDYGRAAHQSLLEEAKGKVCFAFEKEVTHYLDHVDVDKQVKDAVDTIRASSAQVVLLILKPQLVEKIFKWMIQTNTNRIWIASDVWSMFGPLTKMPDINKVGEIFGFSFTMGNIPGFEDYLKNLRPTPGARNDFIEEYKELRLNCSISPLNCSVDELLGVVDLREVYSQRVAIYAIAHGLKKLLKCNESACSGEINFPPWQLVESIRSVNFTLDGTIQYFDENGDFTDGYDLIRWKKTDAGRIIEVVGKFLLNKGQVELLNEFQELTSSVQVQFKCLESCRPGSSKSVTNNSCCISCIVCTEGTYTNKYDESSCHNCPDDQHSLENATECKPFDEKYLFWSEAYPIVLLVATSIGIILVFTSFIIYLTHRDTPVIRMANVKLSCFMLLGLMVSFISVIMFIGKPNKPLCQAQQAVYGLGFTLCVSSILVKAYRTFLAFMPLKPKTKHHLKKLYKPFIDLFMLTTGQGVILLFWLIFDSPDVKWEWPGSGMVKYVICNEGSIAGFAIMHGYIALLAFICLLFAFMVRRVPQDFNDTGVIIFSMLIHLFVWLCFIPIYINKNQTEQKHIVQASAVLASSYGIILCHFVPKCFIVLWDLSGNSNSSRMGRSSRQNGRHTKTADTVLREQGPIAPTSGIITHDVGGDLAESVQTVSTASSDASTSTVHSVGLSEEDRNGTINSIQNRQRQIDTNT from the exons ATGAAGTCCCGTACCTCTTGTCTTTATGTCTTTGTACTGGGGCTAATCGTTAGCTTTGATTTGGATTTTTTAGTACATTGTGACATTCCTGATTCTCTGAGTGGAGCGTACCTGCATGGAgacattaattgtgcaattttGTCATCGATTCACTCAAAAGTCATTGATCTTCAGAAGCGAACACGTCCAGAGCCGTTCATCTGTAGTGA TTTTAATCCGATCACGTTTGTACGATCGTTGGCTGCCATCCACACGATTGAAGAAATCAATAATTCTTCCTTTCTTCCGGGAATCAAGTTTGGATATGTAGTCTGTGACCCGTGTTCATCTCCCCCCAAAGCACTGCACTGTCTGGAACATCTATTGGCTATAAACGGATCTCTGCCGGTTCTCTCCGACTACTCAGATTTCAGGCCGTCAGTAAAAGCGCTTTTGGGAGAAAACTCTGAATTATCTATCGCTGTTGCCAAACTCCTCAGCCTCTACTTGTTTCCTCAG ATCAGCTGTACCTCTTCTTCACCAGTCCTCAGTGACAAAGTACGTTATCCATCTTTCATGCGTGTCATTCCCAATGATGTCCACCAGGCTGAAGCGCTGGTCAGCCTAATGACCCATTTCTCATGGGATTGGGTCGGTGTGGTTTATGGAGACGATGACTACGGTAGAGCAGCTCACCAGAGTTTACTGGAAGAAGCCAAAGGAAAAGTATGTTTCGCCTTCGAGAAAGAAGTAACGCACTACTTGGACCACGTAGATGTTGATAAGCAGGTCAAAGATGCTGTTGACACTATACGAGCTTCATCTGCCCAGGTTGTGCTTCTTATTCTAAAGCCACAGCTGGTGGAAAAGATCTTTAAATGGATGATTCAAACCAACACAAACAGAATCTGGATCGCGAGTGATGTCTGGTCCATGTTCGGTCCATTAACCAAGATGCCAGACATAAATAAAGTGGGTGAAATTTTCGGTTTTTCCTTTACTATGGGGAATATTCCAGGGTTTGAAGATTACTTGAAAAATCTCAGGCCAACACCAGGGGCAAGAAATGACTTCATTGAAGAGTACAAAGAGTTGCGACTGAACTGCTCCATCTCACCTCTGAACTGCAGCGTAGATGAATTGCTGGGTGTGGTGGACCTGAGAGAGGTTTACAGTCAGAGAGTGGCGATATACGCGATAGCTCATGGTCTcaaaaaacttcttaaatgtaACGAGAGCGCCTGCAGTGGCGAAATCAACTTTCCACCTTGGCAG CTGGTGGAAAGTATTCGCAGTGTAAATTTCACACTTGATGGCACTATACAATACTTTGATGAGAACGGGGACTTTACGGATGGTTATGACTTAATACGGTGGAAGAAAACTGATGCTGGACGAATTATTGAAGTTGTTGGAAAATTTCTCTTAAATAAAGGACAAGTGGAGCTACTGAATGAATTCCAGGAGTTAACT TCTTCAGTTCAGGTCCAGTTTAAATGCCTAGAGTCCTGCCGGCCAGGCAGCAGTAAGAGCGTGACAAACAATTCCTGCTGCATCAGCTGCATTGTTTGTACTGAAGGAACTTACACTAATAAATACG ATGAAAGCAGTTGTCATAATTGTCCAGATGATCAGCACTCACTAGAGAATGCAACTGAATGCAAGCCATTCGATGAGAAATATCTCTTCTGGTCTGAAGCGTATCCCATCGTTCTGTTAGTGGCAACATCAATAGGCATCATTCTGGTGTTTACTTCATTTATCATTTATctcacacacagagacacaccaGTTATCAGAATGGCCAACGTCAAACTGTCTTGTTTCATGTTGCTGGGCCTGATGGTTAGCTTCATTAGTGTAATCATGTTTATTGGCAAGCCAAACAAACCTCTGTGTCAGGCGCAGCAGGCCGTGTACGGCCTCGGTTTCACTTTGTGCGTTTCAAGCATTCTGGTTAAAGCCTATCGTACCTTCCTGGCATTCATGCCCTTGAAACCGAAGACAAAACATCATCTTAAAAAACTCTACAAGCCTTTCATAGATTTGTTTATGCTTACCACCGGTCAGGGTGTCATCCTGTTGTTCTGGCTGATTTTCGACTCTCCTGATGTAAAGTGGGAGTGGCCTGGAAGTGGAATGGTGAAGTATGTCATCTGTAATGAGGGTTCTATTGCAGGCTTTGCAATCATGCATGGTTATATTGCTCTGTTGGCCTTCATTTGCCTCCTATTTGCTTTCATGGTCAGAAGAGTTCCACAGGATTTTAATGACACTGGGGTCATCATCTTTAGCATGTTGATTCACCTGTTTGTCTGGCTTTGCTTTATTCCCATTTACATTAATAAGAACCAGACGGAACAGAAACACATTGTTCAGGCTTCGGCTGTTCTGGCCTCCAGCTACGGCATAATCCTCTGCCATTTTGTCCCGAAGTGCTTCATAGTCCTGTGGGATTTGTCCGGGAACTCAAATTCTTCCAGGATGGGGAGGTCGAGTAGGCAAAATGGAcgtcacacaaaaacagcagaTACTGTGTTACGTGAACAAGGCCCGATCGCTCCGACCTCAGGTATAATCACCCATGATGTGGGAGGGGATTTAGCAGAATCTGTGCAGACAGTTAGCACAGCTTCAAGTGATGCTTCCACCAGCACTGTACATTCTGTGGGATTATCAGAGGAGGATAGAAACGGCACTATAAACTCAATACAGAACAGACAAAGACAAATAGACACAAACACATAA